A section of the Bacillus sp. HSf4 genome encodes:
- a CDS encoding DUF1934 family protein, giving the protein MDQETPVDIHVKSVIREGSETETIEFRTTGFYYTKKDKIYLSYHEEHEAGKVKTIVKASDSEVLVMRSGAIEMKQRFRPGRRTVTHYKMPFGELELGVDTKDISVNHESREGKISIEYDMIVRDDQKHLHKMSISYRGGQES; this is encoded by the coding sequence ATGGATCAGGAGACACCCGTAGACATTCATGTGAAATCTGTAATCCGCGAAGGATCGGAAACCGAAACGATTGAATTCCGGACAACGGGATTTTATTATACGAAAAAAGATAAAATCTATCTTTCCTATCATGAAGAGCATGAGGCGGGAAAGGTGAAAACGATTGTCAAAGCAAGCGACAGCGAAGTTCTGGTCATGCGTTCCGGCGCCATTGAAATGAAGCAGCGCTTCAGGCCGGGCAGACGAACCGTCACCCATTATAAAATGCCTTTCGGAGAGCTCGAGCTGGGTGTTGACACAAAGGATATATCAGTCAATCACGAGTCCCGGGAAGGAAAGATCAGCATAGAGTACGATATGATTGTAAGAGATGATCAAAAGCATTTACATAAGATGTCGATTTCGTATAGAGGAGGACAAGAGTCATGA
- a CDS encoding PBP1A family penicillin-binding protein, producing MDMMTDKRVRLTIKTIRAFLFMGALLLIFLSIIVMTVVLAAKWQGAPSVQVPRSTVLYDGNGKQMGETHYGQKRYWVSLDNINPAVIDATLTVEDRNFFRHHGFDFVRMAGAVIADLKAMSKVQGASTITQQYARNLYLGHDKTWKRKWNEAFYTIRLEQNYSKKEILEGYLNTIYYGHGAYGIEAASRLYFGKRAKDLNTAEAAMLAGIPKGPSVYSPLVNEKKAKERQEMILTMMAKEQKLTKKQAETLKKEPLTYRKQAEQEAEKKAPYFYDEAVKEMARLLHLTPEEAETGGFKVYTTLNPRLQKIAENTIKKTIDSKSGIQIGFAAVDPYDGSVLALVGGRDYQKSPFNRVTQARRQPGSTMKPFLYYSAIQNGFTPATRLRSAETTFELGQGNAYSPGNYHGYYADGPITLLQALALSDNIYAVKTHLFLGMDKLIDAAKQFGIKSPLQKVPSLALGTSPVKPIEMVNGYAMFANGGKKIEPSFITKITDPSGKVLYEKPKRHKQALDPKAAFITADMMTGMFDKSLNGYTSVTGRTIADQLTRTYAGKSGTTSTDSWMIGFYPGLASGVWTGYDKARTIDAVAEKNYAKQIWAKFMEKALEGQPHAALMPPEGVTAINIDPATGYAAAPGCPAKHVAYFVDGTEPDQVCYGKETYQDKKEPEKPAKPHKRMKWWEKWLKKVE from the coding sequence ATGGACATGATGACGGACAAGCGGGTCCGTTTAACCATCAAGACGATACGGGCTTTTTTGTTCATGGGAGCATTGTTGCTGATCTTCCTTTCAATCATCGTCATGACGGTGGTACTGGCCGCTAAATGGCAAGGGGCTCCTTCCGTTCAGGTGCCAAGATCCACTGTGCTTTACGACGGAAATGGAAAACAGATGGGCGAAACCCATTATGGGCAAAAACGGTATTGGGTTTCACTCGACAATATAAATCCAGCAGTCATTGATGCGACGCTTACTGTTGAAGACCGGAATTTCTTCCGACATCACGGTTTTGACTTTGTGCGAATGGCCGGAGCCGTCATCGCCGATCTGAAAGCGATGTCCAAGGTTCAGGGAGCGAGCACCATTACCCAGCAGTACGCAAGAAACCTTTATCTCGGCCATGATAAAACGTGGAAAAGAAAGTGGAATGAAGCTTTTTATACGATACGCCTCGAGCAAAACTATTCAAAAAAAGAAATCCTGGAAGGCTATTTAAATACCATTTATTACGGACACGGAGCTTACGGGATTGAGGCCGCTTCCCGCTTGTATTTCGGCAAGCGGGCCAAAGATTTAAACACGGCGGAAGCCGCCATGCTCGCCGGCATCCCCAAGGGGCCGTCTGTTTATTCTCCTTTAGTGAATGAAAAAAAAGCAAAAGAGCGGCAGGAAATGATCCTGACGATGATGGCCAAAGAACAAAAGCTGACGAAAAAGCAGGCGGAAACTTTGAAAAAGGAGCCTTTGACATATCGAAAACAAGCGGAGCAGGAAGCGGAAAAGAAAGCCCCATACTTTTATGACGAAGCCGTAAAAGAAATGGCTCGGCTGCTGCACCTGACACCGGAGGAGGCGGAAACCGGCGGCTTCAAGGTCTACACGACGCTCAACCCCCGCCTGCAAAAAATCGCCGAAAACACAATCAAGAAAACGATCGACTCAAAGTCAGGCATACAGATCGGGTTTGCCGCGGTCGACCCTTATGACGGCAGCGTTCTTGCCCTTGTAGGCGGACGCGACTATCAAAAAAGCCCATTCAACCGCGTCACACAAGCAAGGCGGCAGCCGGGTTCAACGATGAAGCCTTTCCTTTACTATTCGGCCATACAAAACGGCTTTACACCGGCAACACGGCTGAGGAGCGCGGAAACGACATTTGAGCTTGGACAGGGAAACGCCTATTCCCCGGGCAATTACCACGGCTATTACGCTGACGGCCCCATTACCCTTTTGCAGGCCTTGGCCCTGTCCGACAATATTTACGCGGTGAAAACACACCTCTTTCTCGGCATGGACAAACTAATTGATGCGGCAAAACAGTTCGGCATCAAAAGCCCGCTGCAAAAAGTGCCGTCACTCGCTCTCGGAACGTCTCCCGTCAAACCGATTGAAATGGTGAACGGATACGCGATGTTTGCCAACGGCGGGAAAAAAATCGAACCGTCTTTCATTACGAAAATCACGGACCCAAGCGGCAAAGTGCTTTATGAAAAACCGAAGCGGCACAAGCAGGCGCTCGATCCAAAAGCCGCTTTTATTACGGCAGACATGATGACCGGCATGTTTGACAAGTCGCTTAACGGCTATACATCGGTTACCGGCCGGACGATCGCCGATCAACTGACGCGCACATATGCCGGAAAATCAGGGACGACCAGCACAGACAGCTGGATGATCGGCTTTTATCCGGGCCTTGCTTCAGGTGTTTGGACCGGATACGATAAAGCGCGGACCATTGACGCCGTGGCCGAAAAAAACTACGCCAAACAAATCTGGGCCAAATTTATGGAAAAAGCGCTTGAAGGCCAGCCTCACGCGGCGCTGATGCCGCCTGAAGGTGTGACAGCCATAAATATTGACCCGGCTACAGGCTATGCCGCCGCTCCCGGCTGTCCGGCCAAACATGTCGCTTATTTTGTCGACGGAACCGAGCCTGACCAGGTATGCTATGGAAAGGAAACCTATCAAGACAAGAAAGAACCGGAAAAGCCGGCCAAACCCCACAAGCGGATGAAATGGTGGGAAAAGTGGCTTAAAAAAGTAGAATAA
- a CDS encoding YwhD family protein, whose translation MEQGKKKKTIGFNIIKKTDPTDGHGGFGAGALSLDNISPVIVDVEEKEAFVDIGAMHARSTVEKGIKFLPNKDEVPNGKPYWLVWVTIDRREEGPYYAGVTACEMTVDRSIRRGYKSLPEHVNLMDKSMKRKIIVEHMDDGSKRVLADFLKHHDQALWERSSEELKKGLLQE comes from the coding sequence ATGGAACAAGGGAAAAAGAAGAAAACAATCGGTTTCAACATCATTAAAAAAACCGATCCGACGGACGGACACGGGGGATTTGGCGCAGGGGCTTTGAGCCTTGACAACATCTCTCCGGTCATCGTCGATGTTGAGGAGAAAGAAGCATTCGTCGATATCGGTGCCATGCACGCCCGCAGCACCGTGGAAAAAGGGATTAAATTTCTCCCGAATAAAGACGAAGTGCCAAACGGAAAGCCTTACTGGCTCGTCTGGGTGACGATCGACCGCAGGGAAGAAGGCCCTTATTATGCGGGTGTGACGGCTTGTGAAATGACCGTTGACAGAAGCATCCGCCGCGGTTATAAATCGCTTCCGGAGCATGTCAATTTAATGGATAAGTCGATGAAGCGGAAGATTATCGTCGAGCATATGGATGATGGCTCAAAGCGGGTCCTGGCCGACTTTCTGAAACATCATGATCAAGCGCTGTGGGAGCGTTCCTCAGAAGAACTGAAAAAAGGATTGCTGCAGGAATAG
- the cls gene encoding cardiolipin synthase, whose amino-acid sequence MMILFLLILLAVFDFYFGRKALKKRAYEPVFSEKRSDIELIHNGEDLCERLMHDIRQAASSVHVMFYMMKHDAISLEFFRLLKDKAEAGVPVYLLIDRIGSMKVKRKTMRMLEESGAHVHFTNLPAFPFFLYRLNARNHRKITIIDGKIGYVGGFNIGMEYLGKEEKFGPWKDYHLRMTGEGVADLQHIFLTDLKRNAPLIKLKSNPFPALHKGAVTHTMHATKGFSLEKRYVSLIDQAKERIMICTPYYIPSPALEQAVLSARKRGVIVSILIPMKADHPLVKEAAFVHFSALLEAGCFIYRYYKGFYHAKAVIVDNKHVMIGTANFDFRSLFFNDEVSVVIHDKEWSKQFLSVVQESIEQSELLTKERYAKRPVIQRPLEWLAKSVAYFL is encoded by the coding sequence ATGATGATTTTGTTTCTGCTCATTCTGCTGGCGGTGTTCGACTTTTATTTCGGCCGAAAAGCATTGAAAAAAAGGGCTTATGAACCTGTATTTTCGGAGAAAAGAAGCGACATTGAACTGATTCACAACGGAGAAGACCTGTGCGAGCGGCTGATGCACGATATACGGCAAGCTGCATCATCGGTCCATGTCATGTTTTATATGATGAAGCACGACGCTATCAGCCTCGAATTTTTCCGGCTGCTGAAGGATAAAGCGGAAGCAGGAGTTCCCGTATATTTACTGATCGACCGGATCGGCTCCATGAAAGTGAAGAGAAAAACGATGCGAATGCTGGAGGAAAGCGGGGCGCATGTCCATTTTACAAATCTCCCGGCTTTTCCTTTTTTCCTTTATCGGCTGAATGCGAGAAATCACCGGAAAATCACGATCATTGACGGAAAAATCGGTTATGTGGGCGGCTTTAATATCGGAATGGAATACCTCGGGAAGGAAGAAAAATTCGGTCCGTGGAAAGATTATCATTTGCGAATGACGGGAGAAGGCGTTGCTGATCTGCAGCACATTTTTTTAACAGACTTAAAAAGAAATGCGCCTTTGATAAAACTGAAAAGCAATCCATTTCCCGCCCTGCACAAAGGAGCCGTCACCCATACGATGCACGCTACCAAGGGATTTTCGCTCGAAAAACGCTACGTGTCACTGATTGACCAGGCAAAAGAACGAATCATGATCTGCACACCTTATTACATCCCGAGCCCCGCTTTAGAGCAGGCTGTGCTCTCAGCAAGAAAACGGGGCGTGATCGTTTCGATTCTCATCCCGATGAAAGCCGATCACCCGCTGGTCAAAGAAGCCGCCTTTGTGCATTTTTCCGCGCTTTTGGAGGCCGGCTGCTTCATTTACAGATATTACAAGGGGTTTTACCATGCCAAAGCAGTGATTGTGGATAACAAGCACGTCATGATCGGGACAGCAAATTTTGATTTTCGCAGCTTGTTTTTCAATGATGAAGTCAGTGTCGTCATCCATGATAAAGAATGGTCCAAACAGTTTCTCTCCGTTGTTCAAGAAAGCATTGAACAGTCAGAGCTGCTGACGAAGGAACGGTACGCGAAGCGGCCTGTGATCCAGCGCCCCTTGGAATGGCTGGCAAAATCGGTCGCCTATTTTTTGTGA
- a CDS encoding heterodisulfide reductase-related iron-sulfur binding cluster, which translates to MNDLLWLNFLAFLGVTAYAVYLFIYLVKTRVSYIRLGQKEVFDKRIKERLQKIWVNVFGQKKLLKDKKSGIIHVMFFYGFILVQFGAIDFIVKGLLPDRGLPLGKAYPAFTFFQEIVTLLILIAVVWAFYRRYIEKLVRLKRNVKSGIVLILIGGLMFTVLLGNGMNIIWHGHSPSWHEPMASAAAFIFGFIGETAAAVVFYAAWWAHLLILLTFLVYVPQSKHAHLLAGPANVFFSRLTNPGKLEKIDFEDESKETFGVGRIEEFRQSQLIDLYACVECGRCTNMCPATGTGKMLSPMDLILRLRDHLTEKGAAVTSKTPWVPAAFFKHTKGNQLAMAAGGEGSREAAAAELYNPSLIGDIITEEEIWACTTCRNCEDQCPVMNEHVDKIIDLRRYLVLTEGKMDADAQRAMTSIERQGNPWGLNRKERENWRDAREDVEIPTVKEMKKKGEAFEYLFWVGSMGSYDRRSQKIALAFARLLNQAGVSFAILGNKEKNSGDTPRRLGNEFLFQELAVKNIEEFAKNNVQKIVTIDPHAYNVFKNEYPDFGLEAKVYHHTELLATLIKEGRLKPEFPVHETVTFHDSCYLGRYNEVYDPPREILRSISGIRLVEMERSRENGMCCGAGGGLMWMEEETGARINVARTEQALSTSPSVISSGCPYCLTMLGDGTKAKEIEDQVGTYDVCELLERAVFGSEEKEHAS; encoded by the coding sequence TTGAATGATTTGTTATGGTTGAATTTCCTTGCATTTTTAGGTGTAACCGCTTACGCCGTTTATCTGTTCATTTATCTGGTTAAAACGAGAGTCAGCTACATCAGGCTCGGGCAAAAAGAGGTTTTTGATAAAAGGATAAAGGAACGGCTTCAAAAGATATGGGTGAATGTGTTCGGCCAAAAAAAACTGCTCAAGGATAAAAAAAGCGGCATCATTCATGTGATGTTTTTTTACGGATTTATTCTCGTCCAGTTTGGCGCGATTGATTTTATTGTGAAAGGGCTTTTGCCGGACAGGGGGCTGCCGCTCGGCAAAGCGTACCCGGCGTTTACTTTCTTTCAGGAAATTGTGACGCTGTTGATTTTGATCGCGGTCGTCTGGGCTTTTTACAGACGGTATATCGAAAAGCTCGTCAGGCTGAAGCGGAATGTAAAGTCCGGGATCGTGCTCATCTTGATCGGCGGTTTAATGTTTACCGTATTGCTCGGAAACGGGATGAACATCATCTGGCACGGTCATTCGCCGTCATGGCATGAACCGATGGCGTCTGCCGCAGCCTTCATTTTCGGCTTTATCGGTGAAACCGCGGCCGCCGTTGTGTTCTATGCTGCCTGGTGGGCCCACCTTTTGATTTTGCTGACGTTTTTGGTCTATGTTCCGCAGTCCAAGCATGCCCACTTGCTGGCCGGTCCGGCGAACGTGTTTTTCAGCCGTCTGACAAATCCGGGCAAGCTTGAAAAAATCGATTTTGAAGATGAATCAAAAGAAACGTTTGGGGTCGGGCGCATTGAGGAATTCAGACAGTCCCAGCTGATCGATCTTTATGCATGTGTGGAATGCGGCCGCTGTACGAATATGTGTCCGGCGACAGGGACCGGGAAAATGCTGTCGCCGATGGATTTGATTTTGCGTCTCAGAGACCATTTGACAGAGAAGGGCGCCGCTGTCACTTCAAAAACCCCGTGGGTTCCCGCGGCGTTTTTTAAACATACAAAGGGCAATCAGCTTGCCATGGCCGCCGGCGGTGAAGGATCGCGGGAAGCCGCTGCAGCAGAGCTTTACAATCCAAGTCTGATCGGCGACATCATCACCGAAGAAGAAATCTGGGCCTGCACAACATGCCGGAACTGTGAAGACCAATGTCCGGTCATGAATGAACATGTCGACAAAATCATCGATCTCCGCCGTTATCTCGTGCTCACAGAAGGCAAGATGGATGCCGATGCCCAGCGGGCCATGACCAGTATTGAAAGGCAGGGCAACCCTTGGGGGCTGAACAGGAAAGAACGGGAAAACTGGCGCGATGCGAGAGAAGACGTTGAGATTCCGACAGTCAAGGAAATGAAGAAAAAAGGAGAGGCGTTTGAATACCTGTTTTGGGTCGGATCGATGGGGTCGTATGACAGGAGAAGCCAAAAGATCGCGCTGGCTTTCGCGCGCCTCCTCAACCAAGCGGGTGTTTCCTTTGCGATATTAGGCAATAAAGAAAAGAATTCCGGCGATACGCCGAGACGGCTCGGCAACGAGTTTTTATTTCAGGAGCTGGCCGTTAAGAATATCGAGGAATTTGCGAAAAACAATGTTCAAAAAATTGTAACCATCGACCCTCATGCATACAATGTTTTTAAAAATGAGTATCCTGATTTCGGCTTGGAAGCAAAGGTTTATCATCATACAGAATTACTCGCCACACTCATTAAGGAAGGCAGGCTCAAGCCGGAGTTCCCGGTCCATGAAACGGTCACCTTCCATGATTCCTGCTATTTGGGCCGTTACAACGAAGTATATGACCCGCCGCGGGAGATTCTGCGCTCGATCTCAGGAATCCGCCTGGTGGAAATGGAACGCAGCCGTGAAAACGGGATGTGCTGCGGAGCCGGGGGCGGCCTCATGTGGATGGAGGAGGAGACGGGCGCGAGAATCAATGTGGCCAGAACAGAGCAGGCTCTCAGCACCTCACCTTCGGTCATCAGTTCGGGATGCCCGTATTGCTTAACAATGCTCGGCGACGGGACGAAGGCAAAGGAAATCGAGGATCAAGTCGGCACATATGATGTTTGTGAGCTGCTCGAACGCGCTGTATTTGGATCAGAAGAGAAAGAACATGCTTCCTAG
- the argS gene encoding arginine--tRNA ligase has translation MNIVEQMKDVLKQEIKEAVIKAGLAEEKDVPEVVLELPKDKAHGDYSTNMAMQLARIAKKAPRMIAEDIVSSFDKGKASIDKLDIAGPGFINFYMDNQYLTKLIPAVIKAGEAYGETNTGGGERVQVEFVSANPTGNLHLGHARGAAVGDSLCNVLEKAGYEVSREYYINDAGNQINNLALSVEARYFEALGQEKPMPEDGYRGEDIKEIGKKLAEEYGDRFIHDEESERLAFFREYGLKYELGKLREDLENFRVPFDVWYSETSLYQNGKIDQALETLREKGHIYEEDGATWFRSTAFGDDKDRVLIKKDGSYTYLLPDIAYHKDKLDRGFDKLINVWGADHHGYIPRMKAAIEALGYDKETLEVEIIQLVHLYKNGEKMKMSKRTGKAVTMRDLIDEVGLDAVRYFFAMRSADTHMDFDLDLAVSTSNENPVYYAQYAHARICSMLRQGEEKGMSFEGSLDLTKIGSEKEYDLLKVIGAFPEAVADAAEKRIPHRITNYIFELASVLHSFYNAEKVLDPADEEKSRARLSLMKATQITLNNALKLIGVSAPEKM, from the coding sequence ATGAACATAGTCGAACAGATGAAAGATGTGCTGAAGCAGGAAATCAAAGAGGCCGTCATCAAAGCAGGGCTCGCTGAGGAAAAGGATGTTCCTGAAGTCGTTTTGGAACTGCCGAAAGATAAAGCTCACGGGGACTATTCCACTAACATGGCGATGCAGCTGGCGCGAATCGCGAAAAAGGCGCCGCGCATGATTGCCGAGGATATTGTCTCATCATTCGATAAAGGAAAAGCATCGATTGATAAACTTGATATTGCGGGCCCTGGCTTCATCAATTTTTATATGGATAATCAATATTTAACAAAGCTGATTCCCGCTGTCATTAAAGCGGGGGAGGCTTATGGCGAAACGAATACCGGCGGCGGAGAACGCGTTCAGGTCGAATTCGTCTCTGCAAACCCGACGGGGAACCTCCATCTCGGTCACGCCCGCGGTGCGGCGGTCGGCGACTCGCTTTGCAATGTGCTTGAAAAAGCCGGCTATGAAGTAAGCCGCGAATATTACATTAATGATGCCGGCAATCAAATCAACAACCTTGCCTTATCTGTCGAAGCCCGCTATTTTGAAGCGCTCGGTCAGGAAAAGCCGATGCCTGAAGATGGATACCGCGGCGAGGATATTAAAGAAATCGGCAAAAAGCTCGCCGAAGAGTACGGCGACCGTTTTATCCATGATGAAGAGAGCGAACGCCTTGCATTTTTCCGTGAGTATGGTTTGAAATACGAGCTGGGGAAACTCCGCGAGGATCTGGAAAACTTCCGTGTACCGTTTGATGTATGGTATTCGGAGACATCGCTTTATCAAAACGGCAAAATCGATCAGGCGCTTGAAACCCTCCGAGAAAAAGGGCACATCTATGAAGAGGACGGTGCGACATGGTTCCGTTCGACTGCATTCGGCGATGACAAAGACCGCGTGCTGATCAAAAAAGACGGATCATATACCTATCTTCTGCCTGATATCGCCTATCACAAAGACAAGCTTGACCGCGGCTTTGATAAATTGATCAACGTGTGGGGAGCCGATCACCACGGCTATATCCCGCGGATGAAAGCGGCCATTGAAGCGCTCGGCTATGACAAGGAAACGCTTGAGGTCGAGATCATCCAGCTCGTCCATCTTTATAAAAACGGCGAAAAAATGAAGATGAGCAAACGTACCGGAAAAGCCGTCACCATGCGCGATCTCATTGATGAGGTCGGCCTTGACGCGGTTCGCTATTTCTTTGCGATGCGCAGCGCCGACACACACATGGACTTTGACCTTGACCTTGCCGTTTCGACATCAAATGAAAACCCGGTTTACTACGCGCAATACGCCCATGCGAGAATTTGCAGCATGCTCCGCCAAGGCGAAGAAAAAGGCATGTCATTTGAAGGCAGCCTTGATCTGACGAAAATCGGATCTGAGAAAGAGTATGACCTGCTGAAAGTGATCGGCGCGTTCCCTGAAGCTGTCGCCGATGCTGCGGAGAAGCGGATTCCGCACCGCATCACAAACTATATCTTCGAGCTGGCATCCGTGCTCCACAGCTTTTACAATGCTGAGAAAGTTCTCGACCCGGCGGATGAAGAAAAAAGCCGCGCGCGTTTATCATTGATGAAGGCAACACAAATTACGCTAAATAACGCGCTGAAGCTGATCGGTGTTTCCGCCCCTGAAAAAATGTAA
- the speB gene encoding agmatinase, with product MRFDEAYSGKVFIASRPDWEKADAILYGMPMDWTVSYRPGSRFGPARIREVSIGLEEYSPYLDRELDEVHFFDAGDIPLPFGNPQKSLDMIEQYVDGILEKGKFPLGMGGEHLVSWPVIKAMYKKYPDLAIIHMDAHTDLRVEYEGEPLSHSTPIRKAAELIGPENVFSFGIRSGMKEEFEWAKENGMHISKFEVLEPLKTILPKLAGRPVYVTIDIDVLDPAHAPGTGTVDAGGITSKELLASIHEIARSDVKVAGADLVEVAPIYDHSEQTANTASKLIREMLLGWVK from the coding sequence ATGAGATTTGATGAAGCATATTCCGGAAAAGTATTTATTGCAAGCCGTCCCGACTGGGAAAAGGCGGACGCCATTCTTTACGGCATGCCGATGGATTGGACGGTCAGCTACCGCCCCGGCTCCCGCTTCGGTCCGGCAAGAATCCGCGAGGTATCCATCGGACTTGAAGAATACAGTCCATATTTGGACAGGGAACTTGACGAGGTTCATTTCTTTGACGCAGGCGACATTCCCCTGCCTTTTGGAAATCCGCAGAAGAGCCTCGATATGATTGAACAATATGTGGACGGCATTTTGGAAAAAGGAAAATTTCCGCTCGGTATGGGTGGAGAGCACCTTGTTTCCTGGCCGGTCATAAAAGCGATGTACAAAAAATATCCGGACCTGGCCATCATCCATATGGATGCGCACACAGATCTGCGCGTCGAATACGAAGGTGAGCCGCTTTCCCATTCAACTCCGATTCGCAAGGCGGCGGAATTGATCGGGCCGGAAAATGTGTTTTCATTCGGAATCCGCTCCGGGATGAAAGAGGAATTTGAATGGGCAAAAGAAAACGGCATGCACATTTCCAAGTTCGAAGTGCTTGAGCCGCTCAAAACAATCCTTCCAAAGCTCGCCGGACGTCCGGTCTATGTAACGATTGACATCGATGTGTTGGATCCGGCCCATGCGCCTGGAACGGGAACGGTGGACGCCGGAGGCATCACTTCCAAAGAGCTGCTTGCTTCGATTCACGAAATCGCCCGTTCGGATGTTAAGGTCGCCGGCGCGGACCTGGTGGAAGTGGCGCCGATCTATGACCATTCGGAGCAAACGGCCAATACGGCAAGCAAGCTGATCCGCGAAATGCTGCTCGGCTGGGTAAAATAA
- a CDS encoding 2-hydroxymuconate tautomerase has translation MPYVTVKMLEGRTDEQKRNLVKKVTEAVSETTGAPAEKIAVMIEEMKKEHYGVAGKRISDM, from the coding sequence ATGCCATACGTAACCGTAAAAATGCTGGAAGGCCGCACCGACGAGCAGAAAAGAAACCTTGTGAAAAAAGTAACGGAAGCCGTCTCTGAGACGACAGGGGCACCGGCGGAAAAAATCGCGGTCATGATTGAAGAAATGAAAAAAGAACACTATGGCGTCGCAGGCAAACGAATCAGCGACATGTAA
- the speE gene encoding spermidine synthase, whose product MSGLWYTEKQTKNFGITMKINKTLHTEQTDFQKLEMAETEEFGNMLFLDGMVMTSEKDEFVYHEMVAHVPLFTHPNPERVLVVGGGDGGVIREILKHPSVKKATLVDIDGKVIEYSKKYLPSIAGKLDDPRVEVKVDDGFMHIAKSENEYDVIMVDSTEPVGPAVNLFTKGFYAGIAKALKEDGIFVAQTDNPWFTPELITNVQRDVKEIFPITKLYLANIPTYPSGLWTFTIGSKKYDPLEVEESRFFDIETKYYTKEIHKAAFVLPKFVSDLIK is encoded by the coding sequence TTGAGCGGACTTTGGTATACAGAGAAGCAAACGAAAAATTTCGGCATTACAATGAAAATCAATAAGACTTTACATACAGAGCAGACAGATTTCCAAAAACTAGAAATGGCGGAAACCGAAGAATTCGGCAACATGCTGTTTTTGGACGGCATGGTGATGACATCTGAAAAAGATGAATTCGTTTACCACGAAATGGTGGCGCACGTGCCCCTGTTTACACATCCGAATCCTGAGCGGGTGCTCGTTGTCGGCGGCGGTGACGGCGGCGTCATCAGAGAAATTTTAAAACATCCAAGCGTAAAAAAGGCGACGCTTGTCGATATCGACGGCAAGGTCATTGAATACTCCAAAAAGTATTTGCCTTCCATTGCCGGCAAGCTTGACGATCCGCGCGTCGAAGTGAAGGTTGATGACGGCTTCATGCACATCGCCAAATCGGAAAACGAATACGATGTGATCATGGTTGATTCAACAGAGCCGGTAGGGCCTGCTGTTAACCTGTTTACAAAAGGATTTTACGCGGGGATTGCAAAAGCGCTGAAAGAAGACGGCATTTTCGTCGCTCAGACGGACAACCCTTGGTTTACACCGGAGCTGATCACAAACGTTCAGCGCGATGTAAAGGAAATCTTCCCGATCACCAAGCTGTATTTGGCCAACATTCCGACATACCCAAGCGGACTGTGGACGTTTACGATCGGTTCGAAAAAATACGATCCTCTCGAAGTGGAGGAGAGCCGTTTCTTTGATATCGAGACGAAATACTATACAAAAGAGATTCATAAAGCGGCATTTGTCCTTCCGAAATTCGTCAGCGATTTAATCAAATAA
- a CDS encoding site-2 protease family protein, with protein sequence MRKREIPILERFLIYPLDMIPYVVLTLAAAFTVHEVAHAYVAYKFGDETAKRQGRLTLNPLKHLDPFGTILIFLMGFGWAKPVPVNRFYFKKPRLAGFLVSIAGPISNLILALLGFILLLLSAKLSSVLPLSFYTGLLQFFTLWVNLNLLLFLFNLMPFPPLDGFRIIQDVVAPDVRAKLTKYEAYGALVFLIIVITPLGQYVFWPFLNEGREFIILIFNSVFRPLM encoded by the coding sequence ATGAGAAAGAGGGAAATTCCAATTTTAGAACGGTTTCTAATTTATCCGCTGGACATGATTCCATATGTTGTGTTGACGCTTGCCGCTGCGTTTACGGTGCATGAGGTCGCCCATGCGTATGTGGCGTACAAATTCGGTGATGAGACGGCCAAACGCCAGGGACGGCTGACTTTGAATCCTCTCAAACACCTTGATCCGTTTGGGACGATTTTAATTTTTTTGATGGGATTTGGCTGGGCGAAGCCTGTCCCCGTCAACCGCTTTTATTTTAAAAAGCCGAGGCTTGCCGGGTTTCTCGTTTCGATAGCCGGCCCGATCAGCAACCTGATTCTTGCTTTGCTCGGTTTTATTTTGTTACTGTTATCTGCAAAGCTGTCATCAGTGCTGCCCTTGAGTTTTTATACGGGGCTGCTTCAATTCTTTACGCTTTGGGTCAATTTAAATCTGCTTTTATTTCTTTTTAATCTGATGCCGTTTCCGCCGCTTGACGGATTTCGGATCATCCAGGACGTTGTCGCGCCTGATGTCCGGGCGAAGCTGACGAAGTATGAAGCTTACGGTGCGCTCGTTTTTCTGATTATCGTCATCACGCCGCTCGGTCAATACGTATTCTGGCCTTTTCTGAATGAGGGGCGGGAATTCATCATATTGATATTCAACAGCGTTTTCCGGCCGCTGATGTAG